Part of the Solwaraspora sp. WMMA2065 genome is shown below.
AGCACACGGATGGACCCCTCGGCGCTGCGCTGGCTGATCGGTGCCGAGCTGAGTCGCTACCGGCGCGACGTGCCGATGTCGCTGAGTGAACTGTCCGCCGAGACGGGGATCGGCAAACCCAAGCTCGGGCACATGGAGACCGGCCGCTACCAGCAGTTCCCGGACGACATCGCCAAGGTGCTGCGGACCTGCGGCGCCGATCAGCCGACGATCGAACGGCTCACCTCGCTGGCCGGCCGGTCGGATGCCAAGACCTGGTGGGCTCCCTGGGCGAACGTCGTGCCCGACTGGTTCCGGACCTACGTCGGGTTGGAAGGACTGGCCGACAGCGCGTTCGTCTTCGAGTCGATGGTGCTCCCCGGCCTGCTGCAGACCGAGGAGTACGCCCAGGCGCTCACCCTCGGCACCGGGTTCGTCCGGCCCGACCACGCTGAACGGTTCGTGTCGTTCCGTCAGGCCAGAGCCCGCCGGCTCACCGACGACGAGCCACTGACGCTGCACGCGGTGATCGGCGAGGCGGCGCTGCGGTTACGGGTCAACGGCGACAACACCAGGCGCGCACAACTGCGGCACCTGGCCGACCTCGCCAGCCTGCCGCATGTCACCGTCCAGATCCTCCGGCCCGAGGACGGGCCGCATGCCGCTACGCCGCTCGGCAAGTTCGTGGTGCTGGACTTCGACCGGGTCCGGCCGATCGCCTACACCGAACTGCTCGACGGTGCCATGTACATCCAGGACCCGGACGGTGTCCGCACTTATACGATGGTGGCGGACAACCTGCGTCAGGCCGCTCTCTCGCCCGCCGATTCCCGCGCGCTGATCCGGGAGCTGGCCGACGCGGCATAGCGCTGGAGGCTGTCATGCCCACCCCCGACCTGACCACCGCCCGCTGGTTCACCAGCAGCCGCAGCGCCAACAACGGCGACTGCGTCGAGTGCGCCGTACTGCCGGACGCCGTCGCGGTCCGCGACAGCAAGGACCGCACCGGACCGACGTTGCACTTCTCCGCCGACCAATGGATCACCTTCGTCACCCAGCTGACCGCGCGTCAGGTGAGCTGAGCAGAGATCAAGATCAGGTGAGCGCTGCGGACGTCTCAACCGCGAGGTGAGGTCCATGGCGCTCACCTGATCTTGGCCATCGACGCTGTCGTGGGTGCGCAAGCCGACGCTGTTGCGGGGCGAGCGGGTGAGCGGGTAGGCGGCGTGGCCGGCGGTGCAAGCAGTTGGTCAGGCCGGCAGGTAGGGGCGGACGTCGTCGGCGGCGGCGTCGCCGTACGAGTCGGCGAGCCGCTTGAGGAAGATGTCCGGCTTGACGGCGTACTCCTGCGGCCCGGTGGTCTCCAGCACCAGCGCGGCGAGCAGGCAGCCGACCTGCGCGGCGCGATCCAGACCGAGGCCCCAGCCGAGGGCGGCGAAGAAGCCGGCGCGGAAGCCGTCACCGACACCGGTCGGGTCGTCGGCGACCACGTCGCGGGCCACCGGTACGTGGATCCGCTCGATGCCCCGGCCGGTGATCTCCACCCCGTCGGCACCGAGCGTGGTGACCCGTACCGACACCAGGTCGAGCACCTGGTCGCCGATGAGTCCGACCTTGCTCTCCAGCAGCGACCGCTCGTACTCGTTGGTCAGCAGGTACTCGGCACCGTCGATCAGCCGGCGGACGTCCTCGCCGCTCATCCGGGCCAGCTGCTGGGACGGGTCGGCGGCGAACCGGTAGCCCCGGTCGCGGCACTCGGCCGAGTGGCGCAGCATCGCCTCGGGGTCGTTGGCGCTGACCAGCACCAGTTCGAGGCCGCCCACCCGGGCGGCGACCGGTGCCAACTCGATGTTGCGGGCCTCGCTCATCGCACCGGCGTAGAACGACGCGATCTGGCACAGGTCGTCGTCGGTGGTGCAGACGAAGCGGGCCGTGTGCGCCAACTCGCTGACATGCACCGAGTCGCAGTCGACGCCGTGGCGTTCCAGCCAGGAACGGTAGTCGGCGAAGTCGGCGCCGACCGCGCCGAGCAGTACTGGACGCAGACCGAGCTGGGCCATCCCGAAGGCGATGTTCGCCGCCACCCCGCCACGGCGGACGACCAGGTCGTCGACGAGGAACGACAGGGACACCTTGTCCAGCTGGTCCGCGATGAGCTGACCCGCGAACCGGCCGGGGAAGTGCATCAGATGGTCGGTGGCGATCGAGCCGGTGACGGCGATCTTCATGTCGGCCCTCGGGTGTCGGGGTGGGAAAATCGTGCGCGGGCCAGCTTACCGGTACGGGGACCGTCAGAACCCCTACCGCTCTCGAATCGGCACGATCACCGCGCCGTCAACCCTCGCCGTCAGCCGACGTCCGAGTCGGGTCTCCCGGCCCCGGACGCGGCTGCGGACACGTACCCCCTGGCGGCTCAGTGGAAGGAGTCGCCGCAGGCGCAGGAGTTCTGCGCGTTTGGGTTGTCGATGGTGAAACCCTGAGCGTCGATCCGGTCCGCGAAGTCGATCTTCGCGCCGGTCAGGTACGGGGCGCTCATCCGGTCCACCACGACCTCGACGCCGCCGAAGTCGTCGACGATGTCCCCGTCGAGCGACCGCTCGTCGAAGAACAGCTGGTACCGCAGGCCGGAGCAGCCGCCGGGCTGGACGGCGACCCGCAGCCGCAGGTCATCGCGGCCTTCCTGGTCGAGCAGTGCCTTGACCTTCTCGGCCGCCACGTCGGTGAGGACGACGGTGGTCGAGGCGGCGGTCTCGGCCGTTTCGGACTGCGCTGATGTGCTCACGTGAAGGTCTCCCCTGCGACGGTGCGAATTCGTCCGTATCAGGTAACGCTAACCGGCCGGGCGACGATTCCCAATCCGGGTGGCCACAATCCGTACGTGATGCGCCGCGCATCCCACCATCCGGAAGATCACCAGCGCAAGATCACCGGAAACTCACCGTTCCCCGGCCGCCGGCACGCCGTCAGCGGCTCCATTGTCCGGCCAGCCGGGCGGCGATCCCACGCAGCCCGTCCGCCGGCTGGGCCAGCGCCTGCGCCAGCCCACCGCCGGTCTCCCCGCCGAAGTGGTCGACCAGGGCGCACGCCTCGGTGACGCCGGCCGCGGCCGACTCCCGCCGACCGGTGGACACCTGGCCGGCGACCACCACGCAGGGCAGTCCCCGGTCCCGGGCCGCGCCGGCCACCCCGGCGACCACCTTGCCGCGCAGCGACTGGTGGTCGAACGACCCTTCGCCGGTGATCACCAGGTCGGCGGCGTCCAACGCGGCGGACAGCCCGATCAACGCGGTGACAAGGTCGATGCCCGACTCGCACCGCCCGCCGAGGGCGAGCAGCGCGGCGCCGATGCCTCCGGCGGCGCCGGCCCCGGGCAGCGCGGCCAGCTCGGGCGGGCAGCCGGGCAGGTCCGCGACCAGGATGCCGGCGAACCGCTGCAGCGCGGCGTCGAGCAGCAGTACGTCGGCCCGGTCGGCGCCCTTCTGCGGCCCGTACACGTTGCTGGCCCCGTGCAGCCCGGTCAGCGGGTTGTCGACGTCGGTCGCGGCGACCAGCTCGACCCCGCGCAGCCGGGGTGCGCCGTCGAGGCGGTCGACCCCGGCGAGGGCCGCGCCGCCGTACGGCAGGGCGTAGCCGGCGGCGTCGAGGGGGGTGACCCCCAGCGCGGTGAGCATGCCGGCCCCGGCGTCGTTGGTGGCCGACCCGCCGAGCCCGACGACCACTCGACGGGCACCGTGTTCGACCGCCGCGACCAGCAGCAACCCCAGGCCGTACGAGGTGGTGTGTTTCGGGTCACGTTCGGCCTCGGTGAGCAGGTGCAGGCCGCACGCCTGGGCGCTCTCCACGTACGCGGTCGGTCCGGCGGTCACGGTCGCCCCGGCCCCTGGGCCGTCGACCAGCAGGATCTCCCCGGGTACCGGTCGGCCGAGTGGGTCGACCGTCGGTACCGGGACCCGCCGGCCGGCGGTCGACTCGGCCAGCACCTCGACGAATCCCGGACCGCCGTCGGACAACGGGCGCAGCACCAGCTCGTCGGTGGGCGCCCGGTCCCGCCACCCGGTGGCGACGGCGGCGGCCACCTCGGCGGCGGGCAGGGTGCCGGCGAACTTGTCCGGACAGATCAGGACCCGCATGGTCTGGCAGTGTGGCAGGCCACACTTGGGCTGGTCGCAGGCGGGCGGACCTGTGCGAGCATGGATCTCGTGACTTCGACGTGGGTTGAGCCTTCCAGCACCGCGACCGCCCTGTTGCTGCTCGGCCGGGGCAGCGACCCGGCCAGCGAGCGCGGCGTCGACTGCCCGGGCGAGCTCCCGGCACCCAGCGATCCGGATCTGGTCGCCCGGGCCACCGCCGCCAAGGCGGCGCTCGGCGACCGGGTCTTCGTGCTCGGTCACCACTACCAGCGCGACGAGGTCATCCAGTTCGCCGATGTCACCGGCGACTCGTTCAAGCTGGCCCGGGAGGCCGCCGCACGGCCGTCGGCCGAGTTCATCGTCTTCTGCGGTGTGCACTTCATGGCGGAGAGCGCCGACATCCTGACCGGCGACGCGCAGCGGGTGGTGCTGCCGGATCTGGCCGCCGGCTGTTCGATGGCGGACATGGCCGCCCTCGGCCAGGTGGAGACCGCCTGGGAGGCGCTGGCCGACGCGGGCGCGGCCGACTCGACTGTGCCGGTGACGTACATGAACTCGTCGGCGGACATCAAGGGCTTCGTCGGCCGCAACGGCGGGGTGGTCTGCACCTCGTCGAACGCCAAGCGCGCGTTGACCTGGGCGTTCGAGCGCGGTCAGCGGGTGCTGTTCCTGCCGGACCAGCATCTGGGCCGCAACACGGCGGTGCTGGAGATGGGGCTGGACGCCGACGACTGTGTGCTCTACGACCCGCACAAGCCCGGTGGTGGGCTGACCGCGCAGCAGTTGCGCGAGGCGAAGATGGTGCTCTGGCGGGGGCACTGTTCGGTGCACGGCCGGTTCACCCGCAGCAGCGTCGACGAGGTACGGATGCGGGTGCCCGGGGTCAACGTGCTGGTCCACCCGGAGTGCCGCTACGAGGTGGTCACCGCCGCCGACCAGATCGGCTCGACGGAGTACATCATCCGGACCATCGAGGCCGCCCCGGCCGGATCGGCGTGGGCCGTGGGCACGGAGCTGAATCTGGTCCGCCGGTTGGCGCTGGCCCACCCGGACAAGCAGGTCATGTTCCTGGACCGGACGGTCTGCTACTGCTCGACGATGAACCGGATCGACCTGCCGCACCTGGTGTGGGCGTTGGAAGAGCTGGTCGCCGGCCGGGTGCCGAACCAGATCACGGTCGAGCCGCGTACGGCGCACTTCGCGCGGGTCGCGTTGGACCAGATGCTGGCACTGCCCTGATCGGACAGGCTCCCTGATCGGATAGCGGACACCGCATCACCAGATCACCCAACGTAATCTAGCTCCTACGTATACGTGCCATCGTTCCCGAATTCGTGCCAATCGCAGCCGCTGCGGGATCCCACTTCCATCACGGAGCGCTATGCTGCCTCAGGCGACGAACGGGCAGCGCGGATCTTCGATGCTCCCCGGTGACAGCCGGTAACCGGATGTCACCCGAGGTCCACCGACCGCCGGCTCCGTACGCGGGTCGTCCGGTTTCACTCACCGCCGGTCGGGACATGTTGATCCCATCTCGCCGGGCCAGCTCCACCCCACAAGACGGCAGCATCGACGCGCTGGAGGTTTCCTTGACCGACGACGTCCTGATCGTGCACGGCGGCACTCCCCTGCACGGGCAGATCCGGGTTCGAGGCGCCAAGAATCTCGTCTCCAAGGCGATGGTGGCCGCCCTGCTCGGCGACGAGCCGAGCAGGTTGTACGACGTACCGCGGATCCGCGACGTCGAGATCGTCCGGGGCCTGCTCGAACTGCACGGGGTCAAGGTCAGCGACGGCGTTGAGGACGGCGAGCTGGTGCTCGATCCGGCCAATGTGGAAAGCGCCTCGTTCGACCAGATCAACGTGCACGCGGGGTCCAGCCGGATTCCGATCCTGTTCTGCGGCCCGCTGCTGCACCGGCTCGGCCACGCGTTCATCCCGGACCTCGGCGGTTGCCACATCGGTCCGCGGCCGATCGACTTCCATATGCAGGCGCTGCGCGAGTTCGGCGCGGTCGTCGAAAAGACCCCGCAAGGGCTGCACCTGACCGCGCCCAACGGTCTGCACGGCACCAAGTTCGAGCTGCCGTACCCGAGCGTCGGCGCCACCGAGCAGGTGCTGCTGACCGCCGTACTCGCCGACGGGGTGACCGAGCTGCGCAACGCCGCGGTCGAGCCGGAGATCGTCGACCTGATCTGCGTCATGCAGAAGATGGGCGCGATCATCAAGGTGCACACCGACCGGGTGATCGAGATCCACGGCGTTCCCCGGCTCGGCGGCTACTCGCACCGGCCGATCCCGGACCGGATCGAGGCAGCCAGCTGGGCGGCGGCGGCGCTGGCCACCGGCGGCGACGTCAACGTGCTCGGCGCGCAGCAGGCCGACATGATGACCTTCCTGAACGTGTTCCGGTCGGTCGGCGGCGCGTACCAGGTCACCGACGCCCGCCCACCGCGCGTCGGCAGCGCCGGCCAGGAGGGCGGCATCCGGTTCTGGCACCCGGGTAACGAACTGCGCGCGGTGGCCCTGGAGACCGACGTGCACCCGGGCTTCATGACCGACTGGCAGCAGCCGTTGGTCGTCGCGTTGACCCAGGCCCGTGGGCTGTCGATCGTCCACGAGACGGTGTACGAGCAGCGGCTGGGCTACACCGAGGCGCTCAACACGATGGGCGCGACGATCCAGGTCTACCGGGAGTGCCTGGGCGGTACGCCGTGCCGGTTCGGCCGGCGCAACTTCAAGCACTCGGCGGTGATCGCCGGGCCCAGCAAGCTGCACGCCGCCGACCTGGTCATCCCGGACCTGCGGGCCGGGTTCAGCCACCTGATCGCGGCGCTCGCCGCCGAGGGCACTTCCCGGGTGTACGGCGTCGACCTGATCAACCGCGGCTACGAGGACTTCGAGGCCAAGCTGGCCGACCTCGGCGCCCACGTGGAACGCCCCTGATCCGAACGCGTCCAGTCGCCGACCCGACGCGTCCTCGCCCGGGTCTGACGTACCCGTGCCCGGTTCGTGCCGTTGTGGCCCGGACCGGGCACGGTCGCGGGGCCTTCACCCACCGGTCGGCGCACGACGACCGGGTGCGAGGTGCGG
Proteins encoded:
- a CDS encoding helix-turn-helix transcriptional regulator yields the protein MSTRMDPSALRWLIGAELSRYRRDVPMSLSELSAETGIGKPKLGHMETGRYQQFPDDIAKVLRTCGADQPTIERLTSLAGRSDAKTWWAPWANVVPDWFRTYVGLEGLADSAFVFESMVLPGLLQTEEYAQALTLGTGFVRPDHAERFVSFRQARARRLTDDEPLTLHAVIGEAALRLRVNGDNTRRAQLRHLADLASLPHVTVQILRPEDGPHAATPLGKFVVLDFDRVRPIAYTELLDGAMYIQDPDGVRTYTMVADNLRQAALSPADSRALIRELADAA
- a CDS encoding DUF397 domain-containing protein; translated protein: MPTPDLTTARWFTSSRSANNGDCVECAVLPDAVAVRDSKDRTGPTLHFSADQWITFVTQLTARQVS
- a CDS encoding carbohydrate kinase family protein, which codes for MKIAVTGSIATDHLMHFPGRFAGQLIADQLDKVSLSFLVDDLVVRRGGVAANIAFGMAQLGLRPVLLGAVGADFADYRSWLERHGVDCDSVHVSELAHTARFVCTTDDDLCQIASFYAGAMSEARNIELAPVAARVGGLELVLVSANDPEAMLRHSAECRDRGYRFAADPSQQLARMSGEDVRRLIDGAEYLLTNEYERSLLESKVGLIGDQVLDLVSVRVTTLGADGVEITGRGIERIHVPVARDVVADDPTGVGDGFRAGFFAALGWGLGLDRAAQVGCLLAALVLETTGPQEYAVKPDIFLKRLADSYGDAAADDVRPYLPA
- the erpA gene encoding iron-sulfur cluster insertion protein ErpA — protein: MSTSAQSETAETAASTTVVLTDVAAEKVKALLDQEGRDDLRLRVAVQPGGCSGLRYQLFFDERSLDGDIVDDFGGVEVVVDRMSAPYLTGAKIDFADRIDAQGFTIDNPNAQNSCACGDSFH
- a CDS encoding glycerate kinase, producing MRVLICPDKFAGTLPAAEVAAAVATGWRDRAPTDELVLRPLSDGGPGFVEVLAESTAGRRVPVPTVDPLGRPVPGEILLVDGPGAGATVTAGPTAYVESAQACGLHLLTEAERDPKHTTSYGLGLLLVAAVEHGARRVVVGLGGSATNDAGAGMLTALGVTPLDAAGYALPYGGAALAGVDRLDGAPRLRGVELVAATDVDNPLTGLHGASNVYGPQKGADRADVLLLDAALQRFAGILVADLPGCPPELAALPGAGAAGGIGAALLALGGRCESGIDLVTALIGLSAALDAADLVITGEGSFDHQSLRGKVVAGVAGAARDRGLPCVVVAGQVSTGRRESAAAGVTEACALVDHFGGETGGGLAQALAQPADGLRGIAARLAGQWSR
- the nadA gene encoding quinolinate synthase NadA → MTSTWVEPSSTATALLLLGRGSDPASERGVDCPGELPAPSDPDLVARATAAKAALGDRVFVLGHHYQRDEVIQFADVTGDSFKLAREAAARPSAEFIVFCGVHFMAESADILTGDAQRVVLPDLAAGCSMADMAALGQVETAWEALADAGAADSTVPVTYMNSSADIKGFVGRNGGVVCTSSNAKRALTWAFERGQRVLFLPDQHLGRNTAVLEMGLDADDCVLYDPHKPGGGLTAQQLREAKMVLWRGHCSVHGRFTRSSVDEVRMRVPGVNVLVHPECRYEVVTAADQIGSTEYIIRTIEAAPAGSAWAVGTELNLVRRLALAHPDKQVMFLDRTVCYCSTMNRIDLPHLVWALEELVAGRVPNQITVEPRTAHFARVALDQMLALP
- the murA gene encoding UDP-N-acetylglucosamine 1-carboxyvinyltransferase — protein: MTDDVLIVHGGTPLHGQIRVRGAKNLVSKAMVAALLGDEPSRLYDVPRIRDVEIVRGLLELHGVKVSDGVEDGELVLDPANVESASFDQINVHAGSSRIPILFCGPLLHRLGHAFIPDLGGCHIGPRPIDFHMQALREFGAVVEKTPQGLHLTAPNGLHGTKFELPYPSVGATEQVLLTAVLADGVTELRNAAVEPEIVDLICVMQKMGAIIKVHTDRVIEIHGVPRLGGYSHRPIPDRIEAASWAAAALATGGDVNVLGAQQADMMTFLNVFRSVGGAYQVTDARPPRVGSAGQEGGIRFWHPGNELRAVALETDVHPGFMTDWQQPLVVALTQARGLSIVHETVYEQRLGYTEALNTMGATIQVYRECLGGTPCRFGRRNFKHSAVIAGPSKLHAADLVIPDLRAGFSHLIAALAAEGTSRVYGVDLINRGYEDFEAKLADLGAHVERP